CCTAGAAGGTTTTCTTTACCGTACAGACAAAGCGAACTCTTCCAGGGTTTGCATTAGGAGCTTCAAAACGTTCCTTTCCTAATGCGTGAAGAATAGATCCTGTAAGGAACAATCCCTGTTTATGGAACTGCTGTTCAAAGGTGGCATCCCAATACCAATCGCCCTTGACCACAAAGGCCTGAGGGGCAACCAAGTTCCAACGGGCATCACTGCGATAGTGTACACTATGGGAAATCTTGAAGGACTTTCGAATAAACCAATCTGCGGAGAATGCAGTATAAAATTCAGCCGGAGTTACTTCAAATTCACGAGAGGGGCCATCAATATGTTCAAAACCAGCCATAGCAGTAAAGTTGAACCAGTCTTCGTACCAGGCGTTTAGCCACAGCTCTCCAGTCAAACCATAAATCCATTCGTTAATTCGAGATACATCTCCATAACGATAATACAGAAAATGCGTAAGGCCATACTGATCCGTTTCATATCCATCTGGGTCAAAGGTTTCCGCACCATATTCCATCCAAAAACTTCCACGAAGTTCTAAGCTAAAATTGCCAATAGTATCTACAAAAGAAGCATATCCCTGAATCAAATCCGCATGACCATCAGCAACTAGGCTAATTGTATCGCCATACAATATCTCAGCAGTTTCCCCAATAGGATTCAAGCGGGTTCCAGAAATATTCTTTACGCCAAAATTCAGATTCATCTGTTTTGCTACAGGCAAATTCATTTCAACGCTATCCTGCACAAGCCAATCTCGATCATTGACAGCCAACATCACATCGGCGGTGAGATTCTGCAATGGTTGAACCCGAAGTTGCATGAAGGGAAGAACAACTACATCTTCCTCCAGCTTTGAATACACATAGCCAGAATCATCCACTGCACGGAACTGCAAACCGGCTGCAACTTGGAAAACGCCCTGTTTACAAGCATCTCCGCACTGGTAGTAAACGGAACCATTCACTTCCTTGCGAGAACCCATTTGATGATCACGAACGTTTTCGTATTCCGCATCTTCATACACTACAGTTACGGAAAGGTTCTTGACGTCCACTCGAGATTCTATACGAGGTTTGTAATGAACAGGAATCCAGAACAGACTCTTACCCTGTTGCCACAAATACTCTTCACCAACCAAAACAGATGCGTTCATGAAATCATTGGTATAGCCAATCCCACCATAGATCGTACTGAACAGCGGGTAGTTTTCCCCAAAGAAGGCGAATTCATCTGATACAAATCGACGTCTAAAGAAGCGCGTATCTTCTGCGTAAAAATCATCCTGGAAGAATCTTGCTGTAGCCCAGAATCCATTGAAGTTCGGAGTGCGGAAGCCACCTTCCAAAATGGGAGTTCTATTATCCAATTGGTCCCCCTCGCGGATCATATCATAATAGATCATGTCCCCCATTTCATTGCCTGTCTTCATCCACACGGAAGGTTCCATCACATCCCAACTCGGGACGATGGACATTCGATTCAACAACAATCTCTGACGTAATTTTTCAGGAGTCCAAAGTTCGGATTCGGAATGAATGCCGCCTGCACCAAGGATACGATCAAAATAGGAAGTGGGACCACCCACCAGGAAAGTTCCGTCTCCGCGAGAAACAACTTCCATACCTTCCATTTCAGCAGGAACGGATGCAAAGGAAACAACTGCGGCAGCCACAAAGAAAAAAAGAGCTGACTTCATCATTACCAAATCTTCCTTTCCACATAGATGGAAGCAAGAAGCATATCAGAACGCTTTGGCAACGTCCAGATTTCTTCCCATGCAAAATTCAATCCCACGCGATAATTCTTAAAATTCCACACAGGAATATTCAAGCGTGCAAACCAGCCAAATTCAGTTTCCTTGTCATAAAGGCTTCCTCCAGGAGACCAATAAACATCCTCCTTAGTTTGTCCTTTTCTCAAATCAGCAGCGCTTAAATTGCAAGCAAAACCAATTCCCAACATGACTGGATTGAGAATAGGCAGGCGCCAATCAACGCCTATCTTTCCGGAAATTTGATGTACGCCATCATAGGGGACATCATCTGGCTTCGGTTTAAAATAAACATAGCTTGCGGTCAAAAAGCCATCAACATCATCCAGATAGGAGTAGCGCAAACCAAAGCCACCATAGAAAGTGTCGTCAACAGCATCAATCAAGTCACCCCAAGGGTAAACTTCACCAACTTCTGCGGAAACGAACAACTTAGAAAACGCGTCATTCTGGGCGAATGAAACAGACATAAAAAGCAAAACAGCAAGCAAATATCGCATTATTTTCTCTTTAGAGCCTGAGCGAAGAACCCGTCAAAACGAGAATCACGGGAGCCCGGAAGAACAGCTTCGTCCACCTTCTCGAATTCCGGATGGGACTTCAGGAATTTTGCAATGACCTGAGTGGTTTCCATGGGATCGGGGCTACAAGTAGCATACACCAAGCGAGCGTCAGGACTGTCATTCAAATAGTCCGCAGCATTCTCCAGAATCTTCAACTGGAGTTCCGCAAGTTCCTTCAAGGAATTCTGAGTCAAGCGATAAATTGCTTCGGGACGTCTCGCAATGACGCCCATATTACTGCAGGGCACATCCAGAAGAATGCGGTCAAAGGCATTCTTTTTCTTAAGAGTCTGAGAAGAGCCTACGGACTTCATTGCTGCAAGATCGATGCATTCCATCCTGACATTTTCAAGGCCGAGACGGTTCCTCAAATCCTGCATTTTAGCAAGACGGTTTTCGGAATTATCACTGGCAAGAATATCCAGAGAGCCATCCATTTCTGCCATAAGAGCGGTCTTGCCGCCAGGAGCAGCACATGCATCCCAAACCTTCAGGCCAGGTTTCAAATCCAGAAGTTTCACCACATCATATGCGGAGGGATTCTGGAAACTGAATTCACCCTTAACGAAAGCATCTGATTCCAGAATGGGCTTCAGTTTTGCATCTGCGGGAACTTCAATAAAACGATCATACAAGATGGATGCGTTTTCAAATCCCAATTTCTGAGCCAGCTTGGGAGCGGAAGTCTTCTGAAGATTCACACGAAGCCAGTCTGCAGGACGGTCCAGAGTCTTCTTGGCAAGAGCTTCTGCAGCGTCACCGCCATAGACGTCAAACCAGCGACGCACAATCCATTCCGGCACAGAGTTTTCGATAGACACGCGGCGAACACGCTGGGGCGGCAACTGCGGGAAGCCAGCCTTCTTGGCAGCACCCAGCACACCGTTAATAAGACGTCCAGCACCATCACCAAAGCCAATGACCTTAGACAATTCCACGGAAGTGCTGACGGCTGCATAATCGGGAACGTTCATAAAGAACATCTGGAACAGTCCCATTTCCAAAACAATCTGAAGTTCAGGAAGAGGCATCTTCTTGACGAGAGTCTTGATGAAATATTCCAGATAGAGGTGACGACGGCAAACACCCAATGCAATTTCCATGGCAAAGGGAGAAAGGCAACCATCCTTAATGAAAGCTCCATTATCAGCCCACTGAAGGAGAACGCGGTAGGCGTCCTTACGATCCTTCAAAGCATCGCGCTTGGCGGAATCGCGTCTAGAGTCGTTTAGCAAAATGAAAGTCCCTCGTGATTCTGGATGCCACGCATAAAGTCTGCCACCGGCATGGGCTTCTTGCCTTCAGCCTGGATTTCGATCACTTCCAGGAGACCTTCGCCAGTACCTACATAGAAACGCTTATCCTTGAAGGCGACTGCGCCAGGAGCGAGGCTGGGACCGTTTGCGGGAGTGTCTGTAATGCGGAGGTAGACCATACGGCCACCCAGCTTGCCATAGCCACCGGGCCACGGATTGAAAGCACGGATGCGGTCGTGAATCACCTTGGCCGGAAGATTGAAGTCGATGAGACCTTCTTCCTTCTTCAGCTTGGGAGCGCCAGAAGCCTGGGCGTGATCCTGGGTCAAATCCTTTTCGGTGCCGGTAATCAACTGGTTGATTGCATCGTCCAAGGCGTCGCAGCCCGGAGCCACCATCTTTTCCAGAAGGCTTGCGGTAGTGTCCTGATGGTCGATGATAATTTCGCGCTGTGCAAGAATAGGGCCATGGTCCATCTTTTCATCCAGGCGGAAAACAGTAACGCCAGTAGCAGGCAGGCCGTCGGCAATGGCGCGCTGCACAGGAGCGGCACCACGGTACTTAGGCAACATACTGCCGTGAACGTTTACGGCACCGAACTTGGCAACACCAAGAATGTTCTTGGGCAGAATGGAGTAAGCCACCACCACAAAGAGATCTGCGCCAAAGGCGCGGAGTTCTTCTTCAAATTCGGGAGCCTTCAGGTCCACAGGCTGTAACACCGGCAGGCCATATTCCAGAGCCAGGCTCTTCACAGGCGGCGGAGTCAGCACGCGGCCACGGCCAGCGGGGCGATCCGGCTGAGTTACAACACCAACAACTTCTGCAAAGTCACTTTCTTTCAAGTGCTTCAAAAAACATGCCGCAAATTCCGGCGTACCCATAAATACAATCTTCATATGTAGGAATATAGCAATTAAAGCAGGATTATCAGCCAAGAGCCCTTAGCCGCTAGCAAATATAACCGCGACAACATCACCATATTTCTCTTTTACCCTTGTTCCTTTAACCAATAACTTTTATATTTGGGCCGCTATGAGAATACCTCTTCAAATTGCCGTGATTTTTGCCATTTGCCTGGCAGGCGAATTTCTGAACCGAGTGGTTGGCATCCCTATCCCGGGCAACATTCTCGGCATGGTTCTGCTCCTTATATTACTTTGTACTAAAATTCTCAAACCGGAGCAGATTTCCGGCGTTTCCAGTTTCTTCTTGAACCATCTGGCACTTTTCTTCTTGCCGCCAAGCATCGCCATTATGACCGTTGGCGACGACATTCTCAGCCAGTGGCCCACCCTACTCCTTCTTTGCATTGTGCTGACGCTCATCAGCTTGGCAGCCACCGGCCTTACCACGCAGTTTCTCATTGGCCATCAAGAAAAGCGTCTGAACATCGAACAACTTGAAGATGACGAAATGAAACAATCCACTAGGGGGAAGAAATGAACACCATCATCAACTCGCCCCTGTTCGGAATTTTCCTGACCTTGGCCGCCTTCGAAGTGGGCGTGGCTCTGAACAAGAAATTCAAGTACTCCATCTTGAACCCGCTGCTCATCGGCCTCATTCTCATTGTGGGATTCCTGATGATTACGGGAATCAGCTACGACAGTTACAAGATTGGCGGCGACTACGTTTCCGTCATGCTTGGCCCCGCCACTGTGGTTTTGGCCGTTCCCTTGTACAGGCAGCTGGGCAACCTCAAAAAGCACTGGCTCCCGATTTTGGCAGGCATCGCCGTCGGTAGCCTCACCTCCATTTGTTGTGTGGTGGCAACCTCTAAATTGGTAGGCCTTAGCGAAACCTTGATGCTTTCCTTGGTTCCAAAGTCCATCACCATTCCCATGGGCTCCGTAGTTTCCGAACAGATTGGCGGCATTCCCAGCATTACCATTATTTCCATTGTGATTACGGGAATTACTGGAGCCGTCACTGCTTCTGTGGTTTGCAAGTTCTTCCGCATTAAGCACAAGGTGGCACAGGGTATTGCCATCGGTACAGCTAGCCACGCACTAGGCACTACCCGTGCCATGGAAATCGGTGAAACCCAAGGCGCCATGAGTTCCCTGGCCATCGGCATCGCCGGCATCTTCACCGCCGTAGTTGCACCCATTCTGTTGCAGTTGATTGGGTAAACTTTTTATTTTCCCACCAGCACTTCTGCCAGCACACTTTCCTTTTCGGGAATACCGCAAAGATTCCTGATTTCATCCTGATAGAAGAAATGTTCACTGCGGGTGATCTTATGCAAGACCAAGCCGGACAGTCGCAAGGATTCAGCAATATAGCCGGCATTCATATTCAGTAAGCGATACGCACGCTCCCCAAGAAGGTTGCATGCTTCTTCCAGATCAGCAGTCATCACAACCGCAAAGGCACAGTTTTCCACCTGAGAGGGCACCCCATGACATTTCCAGAACTTACGGGAAACCACCTGGCCAGACTGCATATAGATGGACTTGCGAACAGGAATATAGCGGTACACCCCAGGGTACACAAACATTACGTCAAAAATAACCACCCAGATTTTTAGCAAACCTGCACCAAACAGGTTAATATTGCCTAATTCTAGCCATCTCAACATGCTGGAAAAATCATCCAGGTCCATGCCCTTACGGGAGAAAGGTTTTGCCCTCTGAGTCACAGCAACCGCTCCATCCGAGTGGACGATACCATCAAAATATCGTTCATTAGTGAACTTCACCGGAGTCAGCGGGAATTCATCGCCAGGTAGCGCCTGCGTAGCCAACCGTCTTACACGAATGCACTTGGAAAGATCGTTAATGCACTCCCCGCGATTCTGACGCATAAATCGGGAGGGGTATCTGCAGGCAGCATCATACACAGCATTTTCATCTGCGGCAACCCCTAGGGTCAAATCCATCTCAGCACGATTGGAGTAAGCGGATTCCCCCACACCATCATCCATAGAGTCGAAGGCTATCTCGCTGTATTCCGGAAAGACCGCCATACAGGCCAGCGGAACTTCCGTCGAAGATAGTCCCAATGTAACCGCAAGATGATCATCCACAAAACCACTCAACGGAAAAACCTTCG
The Fibrobacter sp. UWR4 DNA segment above includes these coding regions:
- a CDS encoding transcription antitermination factor NusB codes for the protein MLNDSRRDSAKRDALKDRKDAYRVLLQWADNGAFIKDGCLSPFAMEIALGVCRRHLYLEYFIKTLVKKMPLPELQIVLEMGLFQMFFMNVPDYAAVSTSVELSKVIGFGDGAGRLINGVLGAAKKAGFPQLPPQRVRRVSIENSVPEWIVRRWFDVYGGDAAEALAKKTLDRPADWLRVNLQKTSAPKLAQKLGFENASILYDRFIEVPADAKLKPILESDAFVKGEFSFQNPSAYDVVKLLDLKPGLKVWDACAAPGGKTALMAEMDGSLDILASDNSENRLAKMQDLRNRLGLENVRMECIDLAAMKSVGSSQTLKKKNAFDRILLDVPCSNMGVIARRPEAIYRLTQNSLKELAELQLKILENAADYLNDSPDARLVYATCSPDPMETTQVIAKFLKSHPEFEKVDEAVLPGSRDSRFDGFFAQALKRK
- the fmt gene encoding methionyl-tRNA formyltransferase, whose protein sequence is MKIVFMGTPEFAACFLKHLKESDFAEVVGVVTQPDRPAGRGRVLTPPPVKSLALEYGLPVLQPVDLKAPEFEEELRAFGADLFVVVAYSILPKNILGVAKFGAVNVHGSMLPKYRGAAPVQRAIADGLPATGVTVFRLDEKMDHGPILAQREIIIDHQDTTASLLEKMVAPGCDALDDAINQLITGTEKDLTQDHAQASGAPKLKKEEGLIDFNLPAKVIHDRIRAFNPWPGGYGKLGGRMVYLRITDTPANGPSLAPGAVAFKDKRFYVGTGEGLLEVIEIQAEGKKPMPVADFMRGIQNHEGLSFC
- a CDS encoding CidA/LrgA family protein, giving the protein MRIPLQIAVIFAICLAGEFLNRVVGIPIPGNILGMVLLLILLCTKILKPEQISGVSSFFLNHLALFFLPPSIAIMTVGDDILSQWPTLLLLCIVLTLISLAATGLTTQFLIGHQEKRLNIEQLEDDEMKQSTRGKK
- a CDS encoding LrgB family protein: MNTIINSPLFGIFLTLAAFEVGVALNKKFKYSILNPLLIGLILIVGFLMITGISYDSYKIGGDYVSVMLGPATVVLAVPLYRQLGNLKKHWLPILAGIAVGSLTSICCVVATSKLVGLSETLMLSLVPKSITIPMGSVVSEQIGGIPSITIISIVITGITGAVTASVVCKFFRIKHKVAQGIAIGTASHALGTTRAMEIGETQGAMSSLAIGIAGIFTAVVAPILLQLIG
- a CDS encoding nitroreductase family protein, whose protein sequence is MRFYSQLYHESVSYAPKRVADPIVLHWEKQTPGDRRYKGKSRIDLHPGEIPPWIYGSGDGLRPVGVYVVLRGRNIPDGIYAYDREGRSGAPDVVGQLVRIGGKTEMESLLEAFPDRDFVKSTPVLYVFTGILERSVWRYGESAYSQVQKDVGSCIASIMLNEKARGSKVFPLSGFVDDHLAVTLGLSSTEVPLACMAVFPEYSEIAFDSMDDGVGESAYSNRAEMDLTLGVAADENAVYDAACRYPSRFMRQNRGECINDLSKCIRVRRLATQALPGDEFPLTPVKFTNERYFDGIVHSDGAVAVTQRAKPFSRKGMDLDDFSSMLRWLELGNINLFGAGLLKIWVVIFDVMFVYPGVYRYIPVRKSIYMQSGQVVSRKFWKCHGVPSQVENCAFAVVMTADLEEACNLLGERAYRLLNMNAGYIAESLRLSGLVLHKITRSEHFFYQDEIRNLCGIPEKESVLAEVLVGK